A region from the Variovorax sp. RKNM96 genome encodes:
- a CDS encoding PepSY domain-containing protein has translation MHAKRWLFLVHRWLGVVVCAFFAMWFVSGVVMMYVGYPKLTEAERLQHLPPLDATAPLLGPRQALDAAGIAGPLRELRLAAASGGRAVYLAVPAREAEAGRRRVPPGSGTVVVDAETGAVLRDVDRARVLASAQAYAGAGVPLDYRGAIGEDAFTHSRGLDAHRPLHVVDLGDAEATRLYVSGKTGEVVRDAPRAERLWNYAGAWIHWLYPLRGTGLDRYWADIVNWLSIVGIAVTLTGTVVGVMRWRFRRTYKSGSRSPYQGFMMRWHHITGLLFALVTLTWIFSGLMSMNPWRVFDSGAPALRMEAMNGGPLVVAAQDATPAALMASAGNGVRELRWVRVAGQTLVLASTGSGRPSVSDAQTAQRHAPDPAVLRTAVARLLPDAIERIDILTAYDSHYYTREPHTMTGGTDKPLPVWRVVFADAHATWVHVDPHTGAVIGRSDDLRRLSRWLFAMLHSWDWLPLLDHRPVWDVLLVALSLGGAMLSLTGVVIGWRRLGRKLRASARKAPASVRPAAPSRRPA, from the coding sequence ATGCATGCCAAACGCTGGTTGTTCCTCGTCCACCGCTGGCTGGGCGTGGTCGTCTGCGCCTTCTTCGCGATGTGGTTCGTCTCGGGCGTGGTGATGATGTACGTGGGCTACCCGAAGCTCACCGAGGCGGAGCGGCTGCAGCACCTGCCGCCGCTCGATGCGACAGCGCCGTTGCTGGGACCACGGCAGGCACTCGATGCAGCCGGCATCGCCGGACCCCTGCGCGAGCTGCGGCTGGCTGCGGCCAGCGGCGGGCGCGCGGTGTATCTGGCGGTGCCTGCACGCGAGGCCGAGGCCGGTCGGCGCCGCGTGCCACCGGGCAGCGGCACCGTCGTGGTCGATGCCGAAACCGGCGCCGTGCTCCGCGACGTGGATCGCGCTCGCGTGCTCGCGAGCGCACAGGCGTACGCAGGGGCGGGCGTGCCGCTCGACTACCGCGGTGCCATCGGCGAAGACGCTTTCACCCATTCGCGCGGGCTCGACGCCCATCGCCCGTTGCATGTCGTCGACCTCGGCGATGCAGAGGCCACGCGGCTCTACGTGTCGGGCAAGACCGGCGAGGTGGTGCGCGATGCGCCGCGCGCCGAGCGGCTCTGGAACTACGCGGGCGCGTGGATCCACTGGCTGTATCCACTGCGCGGCACGGGGCTGGACCGCTACTGGGCGGATATCGTCAACTGGCTTTCCATCGTCGGCATCGCCGTCACGCTCACCGGCACAGTGGTGGGCGTGATGCGTTGGCGCTTCCGGCGAACCTACAAGAGCGGTTCGCGCTCGCCGTACCAGGGCTTCATGATGCGGTGGCATCACATCACCGGGTTGCTGTTCGCATTGGTGACGCTGACGTGGATCTTCAGCGGGTTGATGTCGATGAACCCGTGGCGCGTGTTCGACAGCGGCGCGCCGGCGCTGCGGATGGAGGCGATGAATGGCGGGCCGCTCGTTGTCGCAGCGCAGGATGCGACGCCCGCCGCGCTGATGGCTTCCGCAGGCAACGGTGTGCGTGAACTGCGCTGGGTGCGCGTCGCAGGGCAGACGCTGGTGCTCGCGAGTACGGGCAGCGGCCGGCCATCGGTAAGCGACGCGCAGACCGCCCAGCGGCACGCGCCCGACCCTGCAGTGCTGCGCACCGCAGTCGCCCGCCTGCTGCCCGATGCGATCGAACGCATCGACATCCTCACTGCCTACGACAGCCACTACTACACCCGCGAGCCGCACACCATGACGGGCGGCACCGACAAGCCCTTGCCCGTCTGGCGCGTGGTGTTCGCCGATGCGCATGCCACCTGGGTGCATGTCGATCCGCACACCGGCGCCGTGATCGGCCGCTCCGACGACCTTCGCCGTCTGAGCCGCTGGCTGTTCGCGATGCTGCACAGCTGGGACTGGCTGCCGCTGCTCGATCACCGCCCGGTGTGGGATGTGCTGCTTGTCGCGCTGAGTCTGGGCGGCGCGATGCTGAGCCTGACCGGCGTGGTGATCGGCTGGCGGCGCCTGGGCCGCAAGCTCAGGGCGTCGGCGAGGAAGGCGCCAGCGTCTGTGCGACCCGCAGCGCCGAGCCGAAGGCCAGCGTGA
- a CDS encoding D-amino acid dehydrogenase, producing the protein MHVCVLGAGIVGLATAWQLERRGHQVTVIDRAAPGAGASGGNGAQLSYSYVQPLADPSIWKQLPKLLFSPTSPLKLRPQLDPLQWRWGMEFLAACNAGTSRDTTARLLALAASSRTEFEAMQADIAPNCDFSATGKLVLYASSASLEGAHAQLELQRTMGSEQRIVSPDECIAIEPALASYRGQMAGAVYTPSECAADCLKVCAELMRALQARGVRFLLGTDVHGFARNGHQVAAVNTSQGDIEADAFVMALGSASHKLGRALGAYLPVYPLKGYSITVEVDPSPGAAPTVNVTDSARKVVFARIGSRLRVAGMAELVGHDASIPATRIKTLAAATRALFPHASRLEELHPWTGMRPATPKGLPIIGRLDSAPSNMLFNTGHGALGFTLAFGSALRVAQTLAPSSPTP; encoded by the coding sequence ATGCATGTGTGTGTGCTCGGTGCCGGCATCGTGGGCCTGGCCACCGCCTGGCAGCTCGAACGCCGGGGCCACCAGGTCACGGTGATCGACCGCGCGGCGCCCGGCGCCGGCGCGAGCGGCGGCAATGGCGCGCAACTGAGCTACTCGTATGTGCAGCCGCTGGCCGATCCGTCGATCTGGAAGCAGTTGCCCAAGCTGCTGTTCTCGCCCACCTCCCCGCTCAAGCTGCGCCCGCAGCTCGATCCGCTGCAGTGGCGCTGGGGCATGGAATTTCTCGCGGCCTGCAATGCGGGGACTTCGCGCGACACCACGGCCAGGCTGCTGGCGCTGGCCGCATCGAGCCGCACCGAGTTCGAGGCGATGCAGGCCGACATCGCGCCCAACTGCGATTTCTCGGCCACCGGCAAGCTGGTGCTGTACGCGAGCTCGGCTTCGCTCGAGGGTGCGCATGCGCAGCTCGAGCTGCAGCGCACCATGGGCAGCGAGCAGCGCATCGTCTCGCCCGACGAGTGCATCGCGATCGAGCCCGCGCTCGCGAGCTACCGCGGCCAGATGGCCGGCGCGGTCTACACGCCGAGCGAATGCGCGGCCGACTGCCTGAAGGTGTGCGCGGAGCTGATGCGCGCGCTCCAGGCGCGTGGCGTTCGCTTCCTGCTCGGCACCGACGTGCACGGCTTCGCGCGCAACGGCCACCAGGTCGCGGCAGTGAACACCAGCCAGGGCGACATCGAGGCCGACGCCTTCGTGATGGCACTGGGCTCGGCCTCGCACAAGCTCGGCCGGGCGCTGGGCGCCTACCTGCCGGTGTACCCGCTCAAGGGCTACAGCATCACGGTGGAGGTCGATCCTTCGCCCGGCGCGGCGCCGACCGTGAACGTGACCGACAGCGCCCGCAAAGTGGTGTTCGCGCGCATCGGCTCGCGCCTGCGCGTGGCGGGCATGGCCGAACTGGTGGGGCACGACGCGAGCATTCCGGCGACGCGCATCAAGACGCTGGCGGCCGCCACGCGCGCCCTCTTCCCGCATGCGAGCCGGCTCGAAGAGTTGCACCCGTGGACCGGCATGCGGCCCGCGACGCCGAAGGGGTTGCCGATCATCGGGCGGCTGGACAGCGCTCCGTCGAACATGCTGTTCAACACCGGCCACGGCGCGCTGGGTTTCACGCTGGCCTTCGGCTCGGCGCTGCGGGTCGCACAGACGCTGGCGCCTTCCTCGCCGACGCCCTGA
- a CDS encoding transporter substrate-binding domain-containing protein, translating to MKLSVLMASMAAAVLFIATGAQAADTLAKIAESGKITLAYRESSVPFSYLDGPNKPIGFSVELSNAVVEAVKKKLNKPNLQVSLMAVTSQNRIPLITNGTVDLECGSTTNNSARGKDVAFAVNHFYTGTRLLTKKSSKIKDYADLAKKTVASTTGTTNALVMRKYNADKNLGMDIVLGKDHADAFLLVESDRAVAFAMDDILLFGLIANSKSPADYEVVGESLQVEPYACMLPKDDPAFKKLVDDTFINMMKSGEFEKLYTKWFMQPIPPKNVPLNLPMSDQLKENLKAFSDKPAT from the coding sequence ATGAAACTCTCCGTCCTGATGGCATCCATGGCTGCCGCGGTGCTCTTCATCGCCACCGGCGCGCAAGCCGCCGACACGCTCGCCAAGATCGCCGAGTCCGGCAAGATCACGCTCGCCTACCGCGAGTCGTCGGTGCCCTTCAGCTACCTGGACGGCCCCAACAAGCCGATCGGGTTCTCGGTGGAACTCTCCAACGCCGTGGTCGAAGCGGTGAAGAAGAAGCTGAACAAGCCCAACCTGCAGGTCTCGCTGATGGCGGTCACCTCGCAGAACCGCATTCCGCTGATCACCAACGGCACCGTCGACCTGGAGTGCGGCTCCACCACCAACAACAGCGCGCGCGGCAAGGACGTGGCCTTCGCGGTCAATCACTTCTACACGGGCACGCGCCTGCTGACGAAGAAGTCCTCCAAGATCAAGGACTACGCCGACCTCGCCAAGAAGACTGTGGCCAGCACCACCGGCACCACCAACGCGCTGGTCATGCGCAAGTACAACGCCGACAAGAACCTCGGCATGGACATCGTCCTCGGCAAGGACCACGCCGATGCGTTCCTGCTGGTGGAGAGCGACCGCGCCGTGGCCTTCGCGATGGACGACATCCTGCTGTTCGGCCTGATCGCCAATTCCAAGAGCCCGGCCGACTACGAAGTGGTGGGCGAGTCGCTGCAGGTCGAGCCCTACGCCTGCATGCTGCCCAAGGACGACCCGGCCTTCAAGAAGCTGGTGGACGACACCTTCATCAACATGATGAAGAGCGGTGAGTTCGAGAAGCTCTACACCAAGTGGTTCATGCAGCCGATTCCGCCGAAGAACGTGCCGCTGAACCTGCCGATGAGCGATCAGCTCAAGGAAAACCTCAAGGCCTTCAGCGACAAACCGGCGACCTGA
- a CDS encoding amino acid racemase: MVAATQVVGILGGMGPAAGADFVRLFVQACAQQMRARGEPVRDQSFPEHWLAQVPVPDRTGALASDTSGAHQPLEPMLQALGRLAALGSRAVAIACNTAHAWHANLQERFPQVELLHMARETAQQLAAEGATEVALMATEGTYRVRLYEQALAEAGLGCHVPLADERQTIMRGIFDGVKAGNMPLAEQCFSEVALRLAERHGPVTIIMGCTEVPLGLQGSAAVAGLSLVDPAQVLAAALARRAYGA; encoded by the coding sequence ATGGTCGCAGCAACGCAGGTCGTCGGCATCCTCGGGGGCATGGGCCCCGCGGCGGGCGCCGACTTCGTCCGGCTCTTCGTGCAGGCCTGCGCGCAGCAGATGCGCGCACGCGGCGAGCCGGTGCGCGACCAGTCCTTTCCCGAACACTGGCTTGCGCAGGTGCCGGTGCCCGATCGCACCGGCGCGCTGGCCTCCGACACGAGCGGCGCGCACCAGCCGCTGGAGCCGATGCTGCAGGCGCTGGGCCGGCTGGCCGCGCTCGGCAGCCGCGCCGTCGCCATCGCCTGTAACACCGCGCACGCCTGGCATGCGAACCTGCAGGAGCGTTTTCCGCAGGTCGAGCTGCTGCACATGGCGCGCGAGACGGCGCAGCAGCTGGCCGCAGAGGGTGCAACCGAGGTGGCACTGATGGCCACCGAGGGCACCTACCGCGTGCGTCTTTACGAACAGGCGCTGGCCGAAGCGGGGCTCGGCTGCCATGTGCCGCTGGCCGACGAGCGCCAGACCATCATGCGGGGCATCTTCGACGGCGTGAAAGCCGGCAACATGCCGCTGGCCGAGCAGTGCTTCTCCGAGGTCGCGCTGCGGCTGGCCGAGCGGCACGGGCCCGTCACCATCATCATGGGCTGCACCGAGGTGCCGTTGGGGCTGCAGGGCTCGGCCGCGGTGGCGGGGCTGAGCCTGGTCGACCCGGCGCAGGTGCTGGCCGCCGCGCTGGCACGCCGGGCGTACGGGGCGTAG
- a CDS encoding dienelactone hydrolase family protein, with translation MSQLDDSRSDFDSLRPGDSTEQGATRRTALKAAIGVGYAAAVMPVMAQTAIATSAEGLKAGPIKYTVNGFEVPAYAAAPAGKTGLPVILVIQEIFGVHEYIADTCRRFAKLGYLAIAPELYARQGDPRGYTDIPKLQADIVSKVPDAQVLADLDGALAYAKANGGDTSKAGITGFCWGGRIVWLYAATGKVKAGVAWYGRLVGQASELTPKHPIDIAANLQAPVLGLYGGKDQGIPLDTVDKMKAALATGTAAAKASSFVVYPEAGHAFHADYRPSYVKSAADDGWQRATAWFKANGVA, from the coding sequence ATGTCCCAACTCGACGACAGCCGTTCCGACTTCGATTCGCTTCGCCCCGGCGACAGCACCGAGCAGGGCGCCACGCGCCGCACCGCCCTGAAGGCCGCCATCGGCGTCGGCTACGCAGCCGCAGTGATGCCGGTGATGGCGCAGACCGCCATCGCCACCTCGGCCGAAGGCCTGAAGGCCGGCCCGATCAAGTACACCGTCAACGGCTTCGAGGTGCCGGCCTATGCCGCCGCGCCGGCTGGCAAGACCGGCTTGCCGGTCATCCTGGTGATCCAGGAGATTTTCGGCGTGCACGAATACATCGCCGACACCTGCCGCCGCTTCGCCAAGCTGGGCTACCTGGCCATCGCGCCCGAGCTCTATGCGCGCCAGGGCGATCCACGCGGCTACACCGACATCCCGAAGCTGCAGGCCGACATCGTCAGCAAGGTGCCCGACGCGCAGGTGCTGGCCGACCTCGACGGCGCGCTGGCCTATGCCAAGGCCAACGGCGGCGACACCAGCAAGGCCGGCATCACGGGCTTTTGCTGGGGCGGGCGCATCGTGTGGCTGTATGCCGCCACGGGCAAGGTCAAGGCCGGCGTGGCCTGGTACGGCCGGCTGGTCGGGCAGGCGAGCGAATTGACGCCAAAGCACCCCATCGACATCGCCGCCAACCTCCAGGCGCCGGTGCTCGGCCTCTACGGCGGAAAAGACCAGGGCATCCCCCTTGACACGGTTGATAAGATGAAAGCTGCTCTGGCCACTGGAACTGCAGCGGCCAAGGCTTCGAGCTTCGTCGTGTATCCCGAAGCAGGCCACGCGTTCCATGCCGACTACCGCCCCAGCTATGTAAAGAGCGCGGCGGACGACGGATGGCAGCGCGCCACAGCCTGGTTCAAAGCCAATGGCGTCGCCTGA
- a CDS encoding ZIP family metal transporter gives MNLIVIIAATLVAGIGSVWLAALLLRVGVRSGSGGVNPQHLLSLAAGALLATAFMHLLPEAFESRIEPALLFAVLLFGLVFFFLLDKAELWHHGHEHHHGETPDAHKGHDHGHDHAHDHHGHAHGHTPKGGGSWAVLTGDSVHCFGDGILIASAFIADIRLGLVAALAVLAHEVPHHIGDLVVLRQSSANQRAALIKVSLAGTMTMLGGIAGWWLVDQLHGWLPYFLVLAGSSFVYVALADLIPQLQKRLPARQTAAQILWLVAGIVLVTLVSRLAHGEHGHDHGHDAGHGEAGHVHKD, from the coding sequence ATGAATTTGATAGTCATCATCGCCGCGACCCTGGTCGCCGGCATCGGAAGCGTCTGGTTGGCGGCGTTGCTGCTGCGTGTGGGTGTGCGCAGCGGTTCCGGCGGAGTGAATCCCCAGCATCTGTTGAGCCTGGCGGCCGGCGCGCTGCTCGCCACCGCCTTCATGCATCTCTTGCCCGAGGCCTTCGAAAGCCGCATCGAGCCGGCGCTGCTGTTCGCGGTGCTGCTGTTCGGGCTGGTCTTCTTCTTCCTGCTCGACAAGGCCGAGTTGTGGCACCACGGGCACGAGCACCATCACGGCGAGACGCCGGATGCGCACAAGGGCCATGACCACGGTCACGACCACGCACACGACCACCACGGCCATGCCCACGGCCACACGCCCAAGGGCGGCGGCAGCTGGGCCGTGCTCACCGGCGACAGCGTGCACTGCTTCGGCGACGGCATCCTGATCGCTTCCGCCTTCATCGCCGACATTCGCCTCGGCCTCGTGGCGGCCCTGGCCGTGCTCGCGCACGAGGTGCCGCACCACATCGGCGACCTCGTCGTGCTGCGCCAGAGCTCGGCCAACCAGCGCGCGGCGCTCATCAAGGTGTCGCTCGCGGGCACCATGACCATGCTGGGCGGCATCGCGGGCTGGTGGCTGGTCGACCAGTTGCACGGCTGGCTGCCGTACTTCCTGGTGCTGGCCGGCAGCAGCTTCGTCTACGTGGCGCTGGCCGACCTGATTCCGCAGCTGCAAAAACGTTTGCCTGCCCGCCAGACCGCCGCACAGATCCTGTGGCTGGTCGCGGGCATCGTGCTGGTCACGTTGGTGAGCCGCCTCGCGCACGGCGAGCACGGGCATGACCATGGCCACGACGCGGGACACGGCGAAGCCGGCCACGTCCACAAGGACTGA
- a CDS encoding D-aminoacylase: protein MTDKTPHYDLLIRGGTVIDGTKAPRFDADVGIVAGRIAAIGQLAGHRADQTLDATGRIVAPGFIDSHTHDDQAVLSQAQMPFKVSQGVTTVVAGNCGISAAPLRVDMDLPMPLSLLDTPAEGRFTTFAAYLDALRATPSSVNVAAMVGHSTLRAVVMSDLDRPANDAEIAAMQALVEEAMQAGAIGLSTGTFYPPAVKATTEEIIEVGRPLTSRKALYVTHMRDESDRVMESLEETFHIGRALDVPVVVSHHKVQNAQNFGKTKVTLPFIKEAMQHQCIGLDCYPYTAGSTMIRTDRGMMDGRVLIASSVPHPECAGRDLKDIAAEWGVSGEEAAKRLQPGSAIYFMMDEDDVQRILAFDDTMIGSDGIPLGEKPHPRLWGTFPRVLGHYSRDVGLFPLETAVWKMTGLTARNFGLHERGTLKPGNHADVVIFNAATVRDTANYETPTRPAEGIDAVIVNGAVTWQHGVHSGARNGQVIVRREAA from the coding sequence ATGACCGACAAGACACCCCACTACGACCTGCTGATCCGCGGCGGTACCGTCATCGACGGCACCAAGGCGCCGCGTTTCGATGCCGACGTCGGCATCGTCGCTGGGCGCATCGCGGCCATCGGTCAGCTCGCCGGCCACAGGGCCGACCAGACGCTCGATGCCACGGGCCGCATCGTCGCGCCGGGCTTCATCGACTCGCACACGCACGACGACCAGGCCGTGCTCTCGCAGGCGCAGATGCCGTTCAAGGTGTCGCAGGGCGTGACGACCGTGGTGGCGGGCAACTGCGGCATCAGCGCCGCGCCGTTGCGCGTCGATATGGACCTGCCGATGCCGCTGAGCCTGCTCGACACGCCGGCCGAGGGCCGCTTCACCACGTTCGCCGCGTACCTCGATGCGCTGCGCGCCACGCCGTCATCGGTGAACGTGGCTGCGATGGTGGGTCACTCGACATTGCGCGCGGTGGTGATGTCTGATCTGGACCGCCCTGCGAACGACGCAGAGATCGCCGCGATGCAAGCCTTGGTCGAAGAGGCGATGCAGGCCGGTGCGATCGGCCTGTCGACCGGCACTTTCTACCCGCCGGCCGTGAAGGCGACGACCGAGGAAATCATCGAAGTCGGCCGTCCGCTGACATCGCGCAAGGCGCTCTACGTGACCCATATGCGCGACGAAAGCGACCGCGTGATGGAGTCGCTCGAAGAAACCTTCCACATCGGCCGCGCGCTCGACGTTCCCGTGGTGGTGTCGCATCACAAGGTGCAGAACGCGCAGAACTTCGGCAAGACGAAGGTGACGCTGCCCTTCATCAAGGAAGCGATGCAGCACCAGTGCATTGGCCTCGATTGCTACCCGTACACCGCGGGCTCCACCATGATCCGCACCGACCGCGGAATGATGGACGGCCGCGTGCTCATCGCCTCCAGCGTGCCGCACCCCGAATGCGCGGGCCGCGACCTGAAGGACATTGCGGCCGAATGGGGCGTGTCGGGCGAAGAGGCGGCAAAGCGCCTGCAGCCGGGCAGCGCGATCTATTTCATGATGGACGAGGACGACGTGCAGCGCATCCTCGCGTTCGACGACACCATGATCGGCTCGGACGGCATTCCGCTCGGCGAGAAGCCGCATCCGCGCCTCTGGGGCACCTTTCCGCGTGTGCTCGGGCACTACAGCCGCGATGTGGGCCTGTTCCCTCTGGAGACGGCGGTGTGGAAGATGACCGGACTCACCGCGCGCAACTTCGGCCTGCACGAGCGCGGCACGCTGAAGCCGGGGAACCATGCCGACGTGGTGATCTTCAACGCGGCCACGGTGCGCGACACCGCGAACTACGAAACGCCGACGCGGCCGGCCGAAGGCATCGATGCGGTGATCGTAAATGGCGCCGTCACCTGGCAGCACGGCGTGCACAGCGGTGCGCGCAACGGGCAGGTGATCGTGCGGCGGGAAGCGGCCTGA
- a CDS encoding oligopeptide/dipeptide ABC transporter ATP-binding protein — protein sequence MTTTAAPLLEVRNLRKHYISPKRWLRPAKPAIQAVDGVSFSVARGETLSLVGESGCGKTTTAKSVMRLVEPTSGSVSLDGEELLTLSANEMRLRRRQLQIIFQDPYASLNPRLTAGDIVAEPLRNFGMGAAAERRERVQWLFSRVGLRPEAAKKFPHEFSGGQRQRLGIARALALNPKLIVCDEPVSALDVSVQAQVVNLLMDLQAEFGIAYLFVAHDLAVVQHISHRVAVMYLGHIVEIADRDTLFLAPLHPYTEILLSAVPVPNPRTPARRMLLQGDPPSPANPPSGCRFHTRCPMAQAVCKEKTPELSERPSSSNGGTGTHLVACHFR from the coding sequence ATGACGACGACCGCAGCCCCGCTGCTTGAGGTGCGCAACCTGCGCAAGCACTACATCTCGCCCAAGCGCTGGCTGCGGCCCGCGAAGCCGGCGATCCAGGCGGTCGATGGCGTCTCGTTTTCCGTCGCCCGCGGCGAAACGCTGTCGCTGGTCGGCGAATCGGGCTGCGGCAAGACGACGACCGCCAAGTCGGTGATGCGGCTGGTCGAGCCGACCTCAGGTTCGGTGTCGCTCGATGGTGAAGAGCTGCTGACGCTTTCGGCCAACGAGATGCGGCTGCGCCGCCGGCAACTGCAGATCATTTTTCAGGACCCGTATGCCTCGCTGAACCCGCGCCTGACGGCCGGCGACATCGTGGCCGAGCCGCTGCGCAACTTCGGCATGGGCGCAGCGGCTGAACGACGCGAACGCGTGCAGTGGCTGTTCTCGCGCGTGGGCTTGCGCCCTGAAGCCGCGAAGAAATTTCCGCACGAGTTCTCCGGCGGACAACGGCAGCGCCTGGGCATTGCGCGCGCACTGGCACTGAACCCGAAGCTCATCGTCTGCGACGAGCCGGTGTCCGCGCTCGACGTGTCGGTGCAGGCGCAGGTGGTCAACCTCCTGATGGACCTGCAGGCGGAGTTCGGCATCGCGTACCTCTTCGTCGCGCACGACCTCGCGGTGGTGCAGCATATCAGCCACCGCGTGGCGGTGATGTATCTCGGGCACATCGTGGAGATCGCGGACCGGGACACGCTGTTCTTGGCGCCGCTGCATCCGTACACCGAGATCCTGCTGTCGGCCGTGCCCGTGCCGAACCCGCGCACGCCCGCGCGCCGCATGCTGCTGCAGGGCGATCCGCCGAGCCCCGCGAATCCGCCTTCGGGCTGCCGCTTCCACACGCGCTGCCCGATGGCGCAGGCCGTGTGCAAGGAGAAGACGCCCGAACTGAGCGAACGCCCTTCGTCCTCGAACGGCGGCACCGGTACGCATCTGGTCGCCTGCCATTTCCGCTGA
- a CDS encoding ABC transporter ATP-binding protein has protein sequence MKPMSHVALAPGEPLLEVDNLRTHFHTLNGVVRSVDGVSYTVRAGRTLGVVGESGCGKSVTALSILRLVPTPPGRHMGAVRLRGTDLMQLSEREMRQIRGNRISMIFQEPMTSLNPVLTVGRQIAETVQLHQKASRAEALQRAVEMLRVVQIPEPERRVNEYPHQLSGGMRQRVMIALALACNPEVLIADEPTTALDVTIQAQILDLIRRLQKELGMGVVMITHDLGVVAESCDRVVVMYAGKKVEEADVIDLFDRPLHPYTRALMASMPAMNTASARLTEIPGLVPAAHELGRGCAFAARCSHARERCRVETPQLTQQGGDHVVACFAVEEHWADAEVTA, from the coding sequence ATGAAGCCGATGTCCCACGTTGCACTCGCCCCCGGGGAGCCCCTGCTCGAAGTCGACAACCTGCGCACGCACTTCCACACGCTGAACGGCGTGGTGCGCTCGGTCGATGGTGTCTCGTACACGGTGCGCGCGGGCCGCACGCTCGGCGTGGTCGGCGAATCGGGCTGCGGCAAGAGCGTGACAGCGCTCTCGATCCTGCGCCTCGTGCCCACGCCGCCCGGCCGCCACATGGGCGCGGTGCGCCTGCGCGGCACCGACCTCATGCAGCTGAGCGAGCGCGAGATGCGGCAGATCCGCGGCAATCGCATCTCGATGATCTTCCAGGAGCCGATGACCTCGCTGAACCCGGTGCTCACCGTGGGTCGGCAGATCGCCGAGACGGTGCAACTGCACCAGAAGGCCAGCCGCGCCGAAGCGCTGCAGCGCGCGGTCGAGATGCTGCGCGTGGTGCAGATCCCCGAGCCCGAGCGGCGGGTGAACGAGTACCCGCACCAGCTCTCGGGCGGCATGCGGCAACGCGTGATGATCGCGCTGGCGCTGGCCTGCAACCCCGAGGTGCTGATCGCCGACGAGCCGACCACGGCCCTCGACGTGACCATCCAGGCGCAGATCCTCGACCTCATCCGCCGGCTGCAGAAGGAGCTGGGCATGGGCGTGGTGATGATCACGCACGACTTGGGCGTGGTGGCCGAGAGCTGCGACCGCGTGGTGGTGATGTATGCCGGCAAGAAGGTCGAGGAGGCCGACGTGATCGACCTGTTCGACCGGCCGCTGCATCCGTACACGCGTGCGCTGATGGCCTCGATGCCCGCGATGAACACGGCGAGCGCGCGGCTCACGGAGATTCCGGGCCTGGTGCCGGCTGCGCACGAACTGGGGCGCGGTTGCGCCTTTGCCGCGCGCTGCAGCCATGCGCGCGAGCGCTGCCGCGTCGAGACGCCGCAGCTCACACAGCAGGGCGGCGACCATGTGGTGGCGTGCTTTGCCGTCGAAGAACACTGGGCCGATGCAGAGGTGACCGCATGA
- a CDS encoding ABC transporter permease, producing MSTVLPMSDLPIPAAPASSVEDAPFVPPRWRWARKHPTLIIGALLLIAVAALSIAAPWIATHDPQDIDPLARMQPPGAEHWFGTDALGRDVFSRAVWGGQVSMIVGASVAVLATVFGVLIGLFAGFVRWADGPVMRVMDGLMAIPGILLAIALMAVTRASLTTVIVAITVPEIPRVVRLVRSLALTLREQLYVEAAHAVGTRLPVILFRHVLPNMVAPLIVQSTFVAAAAVLTEAALSFLGVGVPAQTPSWGNMMAEGRNFVAVAFHIILYPGLLLAATVLAINLLGDGLRDALDPRLARQL from the coding sequence ATGTCCACCGTACTCCCGATGAGCGACCTTCCCATACCCGCTGCGCCGGCATCCTCCGTCGAGGATGCCCCTTTCGTGCCGCCGCGCTGGCGCTGGGCGCGCAAGCACCCGACGCTCATCATCGGCGCGCTGCTGCTGATCGCCGTGGCCGCGCTCTCCATCGCCGCGCCGTGGATCGCCACGCACGACCCGCAGGACATCGACCCACTCGCGCGCATGCAGCCACCGGGGGCCGAGCACTGGTTCGGCACCGACGCGCTGGGCCGCGACGTGTTCAGCCGCGCGGTCTGGGGCGGCCAGGTGTCGATGATCGTCGGCGCCTCGGTCGCGGTACTGGCGACGGTGTTCGGCGTGCTGATCGGCCTGTTCGCAGGCTTCGTGCGCTGGGCCGACGGGCCGGTGATGCGGGTGATGGACGGGCTCATGGCCATCCCCGGCATCCTGCTGGCCATCGCGCTCATGGCGGTGACGCGCGCGAGCCTCACGACGGTGATCGTCGCCATCACGGTGCCCGAGATTCCGCGCGTGGTGCGGCTGGTGCGCTCGCTGGCGCTCACGCTGCGCGAGCAGTTGTATGTGGAGGCTGCGCATGCGGTCGGCACGCGATTGCCGGTGATCCTGTTTCGCCACGTGCTGCCCAACATGGTGGCACCGCTGATCGTGCAATCGACCTTCGTCGCGGCCGCCGCGGTGCTGACCGAAGCCGCCCTCTCCTTCCTCGGCGTGGGCGTGCCCGCGCAGACGCCCAGCTGGGGCAACATGATGGCCGAGGGCCGCAACTTCGTGGCGGTGGCGTTCCACATCATCCTGTACCCGGGGCTGCTGCTGGCGGCGACGGTGCTGGCGATCAACCTCCTGGGCGACGGCCTGCGCGATGCGCTCGATCCGCGTCTGGCGCGGCAACTGTGA